A single region of the Longimicrobium sp. genome encodes:
- the treS gene encoding maltose alpha-D-glucosyltransferase: MSASDPLWYKDAVFYEIHVKAFQDSNADGIGDFAGLMQRLDYVQSLGVDVIWLLPYYPSPLRDDGYDIADYYNIHPSYGSVDDFTRFMEEAHRRGLRVISDLVLNHTSSDHPWFQRARRAPKGSPERDFYVWSDDDTVYKEARVIFTDTEPSNWTWDPVAGQYYWHRFFSHQPDLNWDNPAVKEAMFQVMEFWLDRGLDGFRADAVPYLIEREGTICENLPETHDILKEFRTRLDSKYPGRILLAEANQWPEDVRPYFGDGDEFQMAFHFPLMPRIFMAVRQGIRKPIVEIIERTPPIPDDCQWCMFLRNHDELTLEMVTDEERDYMYREYAADPRMRLNLGIRRRLAPLMDNDRRKIELLNSILFTMPGSPIVYYGDELGMGDNVFLGDRDGVRTPMQWSPDRNAGFSRAEAARLFLPPITDTQYGFQAINVEAQERSPFSLLNWTKRLIAVRKQHHAFGRGTIEFLQPENPHVLAYIREYEGDAILVVNNLSGTAQAVQLDLTRFAGRIPVELLGQTSFLPIDETPYALTLSPYGFFWFGLRPVRVEADAGNDVPAEWAEAEARVFEDAGVLAGMVAAVPHEWLRSQRWFRGKAREILGTELVDHAIVRPERGPRAIASVLRVRYEEGEPEVYFLPLSLHPTLQPGVAPEAIVSQATEAGEFRVFEALGDRRFAGALLDAIREEAVIEGQSGRLVARRGRTFEELDQQRGPVRAISAEQSNTSLIIGDSAILKVFRKLEAGMNPDLEVTRFLTERTTFRNLPALGGWIEHQGAGEPSSVAGLFAFIPNTGDAWSVALKALERYMGAASRSAADPETVAGQEAVRRMAGDFFPSIERLGATTARLHLALASAGDDEPDFAPEPVGDAEVRAYADAFARHVDEVLGELGLRLEKIPGAFPSALLNELTAVVRAAADVRQRGDDLRLLQEAGTVRTRFHGDYHLGQVLRAEKPGPDGSEWYILDYEGEPARPLAERRAKGSPLRDVAGMLRSFNYAVRVALKDYRTDDYRTRMSLERWAAAWEREARTLFLGAYRATVAGSPIVPADADVFARALAVFELEKAVYELGYEMNNRPDWIWVPLEGIRSILGGAA, translated from the coding sequence TTGAGCGCTTCCGACCCGCTCTGGTACAAGGACGCCGTCTTTTACGAGATCCACGTCAAGGCTTTCCAGGACTCCAACGCCGACGGGATCGGCGACTTCGCCGGGCTGATGCAGCGCCTGGACTACGTGCAGAGCCTGGGCGTGGACGTCATCTGGCTCCTTCCCTACTACCCCTCGCCGCTGCGCGACGACGGGTACGACATCGCCGACTACTACAACATCCACCCGTCGTACGGGTCGGTGGACGACTTCACGCGCTTCATGGAGGAGGCGCACCGCCGCGGCCTGCGCGTGATCTCGGACCTGGTGCTCAACCACACCTCCAGCGACCACCCCTGGTTCCAGCGCGCCCGCCGCGCTCCCAAGGGCTCGCCGGAGCGCGACTTCTACGTGTGGTCGGACGACGACACCGTGTACAAGGAGGCCCGCGTCATCTTCACCGACACGGAGCCGAGCAACTGGACGTGGGACCCGGTGGCGGGGCAGTACTACTGGCACCGCTTCTTCAGCCACCAGCCGGACCTCAACTGGGACAACCCCGCCGTGAAGGAGGCGATGTTCCAGGTGATGGAGTTCTGGCTGGACCGCGGGCTGGACGGCTTCCGCGCGGACGCGGTGCCGTACCTGATCGAGCGCGAAGGGACGATCTGCGAGAACCTCCCGGAGACGCACGACATCCTCAAGGAGTTCCGCACACGGCTGGACTCCAAGTACCCGGGGCGCATCCTGCTGGCCGAAGCCAACCAGTGGCCGGAGGACGTGCGCCCCTACTTCGGCGACGGCGACGAGTTCCAGATGGCGTTCCACTTCCCGCTGATGCCCCGCATCTTCATGGCGGTGCGGCAGGGGATCCGGAAGCCGATCGTGGAGATCATCGAGCGCACCCCGCCGATTCCCGACGACTGCCAGTGGTGCATGTTCCTGCGCAACCACGACGAGCTCACCCTGGAGATGGTGACCGACGAGGAGCGCGACTACATGTACCGCGAGTACGCCGCCGATCCGCGCATGCGCCTCAACCTGGGCATCCGCAGGCGGCTGGCGCCGCTGATGGACAACGACCGGCGCAAGATCGAGCTCCTGAACTCGATCCTCTTCACCATGCCGGGGTCGCCGATCGTGTACTACGGCGACGAGCTGGGGATGGGCGACAACGTCTTCCTGGGCGACCGCGACGGGGTGCGCACGCCCATGCAGTGGTCGCCGGACCGCAACGCCGGGTTCAGCCGCGCCGAGGCCGCGCGCCTCTTTCTGCCGCCGATCACGGATACGCAGTACGGCTTCCAGGCGATCAACGTGGAGGCGCAGGAGCGCTCGCCCTTCTCGCTCCTCAACTGGACCAAGCGGCTGATCGCGGTGCGCAAGCAGCACCACGCCTTCGGCCGCGGGACCATCGAGTTCCTGCAGCCGGAGAACCCGCACGTCCTCGCCTACATCCGCGAGTACGAGGGCGACGCCATCCTGGTGGTCAACAACCTCTCGGGCACGGCGCAGGCGGTGCAGCTCGACCTCACGCGCTTCGCCGGGCGCATCCCGGTCGAGCTGCTGGGGCAGACGTCGTTCCTTCCCATCGACGAGACGCCGTACGCGCTGACGCTGAGCCCCTACGGGTTCTTCTGGTTCGGGCTGCGGCCGGTGCGCGTGGAAGCCGATGCGGGGAACGACGTGCCGGCCGAGTGGGCGGAGGCAGAGGCGCGCGTCTTCGAGGACGCGGGGGTGCTGGCGGGGATGGTCGCCGCGGTGCCGCACGAGTGGCTGCGCTCGCAGCGCTGGTTCCGCGGCAAGGCGCGCGAGATCCTGGGCACCGAGCTGGTGGACCACGCCATCGTGCGTCCGGAGCGCGGGCCGCGCGCCATCGCGTCGGTGCTGCGGGTGAGGTACGAGGAGGGCGAGCCGGAGGTGTACTTCCTCCCGCTCTCGCTGCACCCCACGCTGCAGCCGGGTGTGGCGCCGGAGGCGATCGTCTCGCAGGCCACCGAGGCGGGGGAGTTCCGCGTCTTCGAAGCGCTGGGCGACCGCCGCTTCGCCGGGGCGCTGCTGGACGCCATCCGCGAGGAAGCGGTCATCGAGGGGCAGAGCGGCCGGCTGGTGGCTCGCCGCGGGCGCACCTTCGAGGAGCTGGACCAGCAGCGCGGGCCCGTGCGCGCCATCTCCGCCGAGCAGAGCAACACCTCGCTGATCATCGGCGACTCGGCCATCCTCAAGGTCTTCCGCAAGCTGGAAGCGGGGATGAACCCGGACCTGGAGGTGACGCGCTTCCTCACCGAGCGCACCACGTTCCGCAACCTGCCGGCGCTGGGCGGGTGGATCGAGCACCAGGGGGCGGGCGAGCCGTCGTCGGTAGCGGGGCTCTTCGCCTTCATCCCCAACACGGGGGATGCGTGGAGCGTGGCGCTGAAGGCGCTCGAGCGCTACATGGGCGCCGCCTCCCGCAGCGCCGCCGATCCCGAGACGGTCGCGGGGCAGGAGGCGGTGCGGCGGATGGCGGGCGACTTCTTCCCGTCCATCGAGCGGCTGGGCGCCACCACCGCGCGGCTGCACCTGGCGCTCGCCTCCGCGGGCGACGACGAGCCGGACTTCGCGCCGGAGCCGGTGGGCGACGCGGAGGTGCGCGCGTACGCGGATGCCTTCGCCCGCCACGTGGACGAGGTGCTGGGCGAGCTGGGGCTGCGCCTCGAAAAGATCCCCGGCGCCTTCCCGTCCGCGCTCCTCAACGAGCTGACGGCCGTGGTGCGTGCCGCGGCCGACGTCCGCCAGCGCGGCGACGACCTGCGGCTGCTCCAGGAGGCGGGGACGGTGCGCACCCGCTTCCACGGCGACTACCACCTGGGGCAGGTGCTCCGCGCGGAAAAGCCGGGGCCGGACGGGTCGGAGTGGTACATCCTGGACTACGAGGGCGAGCCGGCGCGCCCGCTCGCCGAGCGCCGCGCCAAGGGCTCGCCGCTGCGCGACGTGGCGGGAATGCTGCGCTCCTTCAACTACGCCGTGCGCGTGGCGCTCAAGGATTACCGCACCGACGACTACCGCACCCGGATGTCGCTGGAGCGGTGGGCGGCCGCATGGGAGCGCGAGGCCCGCACCCTCTTCCTGGGCGCGTACCGCGCGACGGTGGCGGGCTCGCCCATCGTGCCGGCCGACGCCGACGTGTTCGCGCGGGCGCTGGCGGTGTTCGAGCTGGAGAAGGCCGTGTACGAGCTGGGGTACGAGATGAACAACCGGCCGGACTGGATCTGGGTGCCGCTGGAAGGGATCCGCTCGATCCTGGGGGGCGCAGCGTGA